A single Cyanobacteriota bacterium DNA region contains:
- a CDS encoding glycosyltransferase translates to MSSLLLVDADDVMMPDQLASQVGFLQSHPEVVCIGGAHDFIDEAGRALFHWEELEQDTDIQRSALRSKTLINHPSAMIRRSGITTG, encoded by the coding sequence GTGAGTTCATTGCTATTAGTGGATGCGGATGATGTGATGATGCCCGATCAGCTAGCTAGTCAAGTTGGGTTTCTCCAAAGTCACCCTGAGGTTGTCTGCATAGGTGGTGCCCATGACTTTATTGATGAAGCAGGGCGGGCGCTGTTTCATTGGGAGGAACTAGAACAGGACACAGACATTCAACGGTCGGCACTGAGAAGCAAAACGTTGATTAACCATCCTTCTGCGATGATTCGGCGATCGGGCATTACTACAGGT
- a CDS encoding glycosyltransferase family 2 protein encodes MIDDGSADKSLKILQRYASRDSRIRLFSRENRGIAKTRNEITQLAQGEFIAISGCG; translated from the coding sequence ATTATTGATGATGGATCTGCGGATAAATCCTTGAAAATTTTACAGCGCTATGCTAGTCGAGATTCCCGCATTCGTCTGTTCAGCCGCGAAAACCGAGGAATTGCCAAAACCCGCAACGAGATCACCCAACTGGCTCAGGGTGAGTTCATTGCTATTAGTGGATGCGGATGA